The following proteins are co-located in the Castanea sativa cultivar Marrone di Chiusa Pesio chromosome 8, ASM4071231v1 genome:
- the LOC142607165 gene encoding scarecrow-like protein 34: protein MDSSSDFVNGFSTMSPNSEDHFSNLINEYTFNQLSPPPTADLNLLESPNLSSDLDLGPTGFEPSITTTVGLEGQPYDPPHIIPPMLQADFTSSPDDSDFSETVLKYINQILMEENIENKPCMFYDPLGLKDTEKSFYDALGQNYPPLPNLNSVDSPVFSSSSCDYGTSSTSGSSTVNDSQGLSDLGEHNYRSSFSPPPILGEYNAVQSNFNPTDQSQFFGNLSDDSVNHFGDGLAVMAQNFFTNSESILQFRRGLEEASKFLPKSNNLVIDLESNMVSSSEWKGEDLKVESLVVKGEKKSDSSDGSRGRKNHEREEIELEEGRSNKQTAVYVEESEETELSEMLDKVLLCTDAPPSLYGDNCEPFQNDASKASSQTKGQAQGANGGKGSCNKKQGKKKQTVDLRSLLILCAQAVSTGDGRTANELLKQVRQHSTPFGDGSQRLAHFFANGLEARLAGTSVGTQMFYTSHRLLSTLEKLKAYQVHLSAFPFKRIAYTFSNKMIFHAAEKETTLHIVDFGILYGFQWPLLIQFLSKRPEGAPKLRITGIDLPQPGFRPAECIEETGRRLEMYCNRFNVPFEYNAIASQNWETIRIEELKIERNEVLAVNCAFRMKNLLDETVEGTSPRDAVLNLIRRMKPDIFINSIVNGSYNAPFFLTRFREALFHFSALYDVFDVTIPRDNSQRVMFEREFYGREAMNVIANEGLERVERPETYKQSQFRISRAGFKQLPLNQEIMSLFRAKMKAWYHKDFILDEDKHWMLQGWKGRIVYASSCWVPV, encoded by the coding sequence ATGGATTCAAGCTCTGATTTCGTGAACGGTTTTTCTACCATGTCGCCAAATTCCGAGGATCACTTCTCAAATCTTATAAACGAGTACACATTCAACCAACTATCTCCTCCTCCTACTGCCGACCTTAACTTACTCGAAAGTCCAAATCTTTCATCTGATCTTGATCTGGGTCCCACTGGTTTTGAGCCCTCGATAACCACCACCGTTGGTCTAGAGGGTCAACCATATGATCCTCCACATATTATTCCGCCTAtgttgcaggcagacttcaCTTCGTCCCCGGACGACAGTGATTTCTCTGAAACGGTTCTCAAGTACATAAATCAGATTCTTATGGAAGAGAACATTGAAAACAAGCCCTGCATGTTTTATGACCCTTTGGGTCTAAAAGACACTGAGAAATCTTTCTATGATGCTCTTGGTCAAAATTACCCTCCTTTACCAAATCTAAATAGCGTTGACAGTCCTGTGTTTTCTTCAAGTAGTTGTGATTACGGTACTTCTAGTACTAGTGGTTCTAGCACTGTCAATGATTCTCAGGGGCTAAGTGATCTTGGAGAGCATAACTACCGGTCTTCTTTTTCACCGCCTCCTATTCTGGGTGAGTATAATGCTGTCCAGTCTAATTTCAATCCCACTGATCAATCACAGTTTTTTGGGAATTTGTCAGATGATAGTGTCAATCATTTTGGTGACGGGTTGGCGGTTATGGCTCagaatttttttactaatagtGAATCAATATTGCAATTTAGGAGGGGGTTAGAGGAAGCTAGTAAGTTCCTTCCTAAGAGTAATAATCTGGTTATTGATTTGGAGAGCAACATGGTTTCTTCTTCTGAGTGGAAAGGAGAGGATCTAAAGGTAGAATCTCTGGTGGTGAAGGGTGAGAAAAAGAGTGATTCATCGGATGGGTCGAGAGGAAGGAAGAATCATGAGAGGGAAGAGATAGAATTAGAAGAAGGTAGGAGCAATAAGCAGACTGCGGTTTATGTAGAAGAGTCTGAGGAGACTGAGTTATCAGAAATGCTTGATAAGGTTTTGCTTTGTACTGATGCGCCTCCTTCACTGTATGGTGATAATTGTGAACCTTTTCAGAATGATGCTAGCAAGGCCTCGTCACAGACAAAGGGGCAGGCACAAGGAGCTAATGGCGGGAAAGGTAGTTGTAATAAGAAGCaagggaagaagaagcagaCAGTTGATTTGAGGAGTCTTTTGATTTTATGTGCACAAGCTGTCTCCACGGGTGACGGTAGAACGGCTAATGAGTTATTGAAGCAGGTTAGGCAGCACTCAACCCCTTTTGGTGATGGATCTCAGAGATTGGCTCATTTCTTTGCTAATGGTCTTGAGGCACGCTTGGCTGGCACTAGTGTAGGAACTCAAATGTTTTACACTTCCCATAGGTTACTGTCAACTCTTGAAAAGTTGAAAGCTTACCAAGTTCATCTTTCAGCCTTCCCTTTCAAGAGGATCGCATATACCTTTtctaataaaatgatttttcatGCAGCAGAGAAAGAAACTACTCTTCATATTGTAGATTTTGGTATCCTATATGGTTTCCAGTGGCCACTTCTGATCCAGTTTCTCTCAAAAAGACCTGAAGGAGCTCCCAAGCTACGCATTACAGGGATTGATCTTCCCCAACCTGGATTCCGTCCAGCAGAGTGCATTGAGGAGACTGGTCGTCGCTTGGAAATGTACTGCAACCGGTTTAATGTTCCTTTTGAATACAATGCTATAGCATCACAGAACTGGGAAACTATTCGAATTGAGGAGCTTAAGATTGAGAGGAATGAGGTGCTAGCTGTGAATTGTGCATTCCGGATGAAGAACCTACTTGATGAAACTGTTGAAGGGACCAGTCCAAGGGATGCTGTTTTAAACTTAATCAGGAGGATGAAAcctgatatttttattaattctatTGTTAATGGGTCCTATAATGCCCCCTTCTTTCTTACGAGGTTCCGAGAAGCACTTTTCCACTTCTCTGCATTGTATGATGTATTTGATGTCACTATACCCCGTGACAATTCACAGAGGGTGATGTTTGAGAGAGAGTTCTATGGGAGGGAGGCTATGAATGTTATTGCAAATGAAGGCTTAGAGAGGGTAGAGAGGCCTGAAACATACAAGCAGAGTCAATTCCGAATTTCAAGGGCTGGGTTCAAGCAGCTCCCTTTGAACCAAGAGATCATGAGTTTATTCAGGGCTAAGATGAAGGCATGGTACCACAAGGATTTTATTCTTGATGAAGACAAACACTGGATGCTCCAGGGATGGAAGGGCCGGATTGTCTATGCTTCCTCTTGTTGGGTTCCGGTTTAG